The Apodemus sylvaticus chromosome 5, mApoSyl1.1, whole genome shotgun sequence genome has a segment encoding these proteins:
- the C5H20orf202 gene encoding uncharacterized protein C20orf202 homolog has protein sequence MAMPGESAADLGQTLEWLREELAEMQIQDQELLLTLRHLHSLLEELRAESTHWEDTRPSPSTSPFRARLGSEGRARQPVPRQLTQLPREEKNRRSSLP, from the exons ATGGCAATGCCAGGAGAGTCAGCTGCAGATCTTGGGCAGACCCTGGAGTGGCTGAGGGAGGAGCTG GCCGAGATGCAGATCCAAGACCAGGAACTACTGCTCACGCTGAGGCATCTGCACAGCCTCCTGGAGGAGCTGCGAGCTGAGAGCACCCACTGGGAGGACACAAGGCCCAGCCCAAGCACATCGCCTTTCCGAGCGAGGCTGGGATCAGAGGGCAGAGCCCGCCAGCCTGTGCCGAGGCAACTGACCCAGCTGCCTCGAGAGGAAAAGAACAGGCGAAGCTCCCTTCCTTAA
- the Tmem74b gene encoding transmembrane protein 74B — MASPPGLELKTLSNGSQVPRRPAPQGPVELPRMGVENACFFSEEQETHFQNPGGARLGNSPSPPGGVPSLSRSQRDDLSMHSEEGPGLEPVSRPVDYGFVSALVFLVSGILLVVTAYAIPREARVNPDTVTAREMERLEMYYARLGSHLDKCIIAGLGLLTVGGMLLSVLLMVSLCKGELYRRQTFVPGRGSRKTYGSINLRMRQLTGDGGQVLVENEGVPVSETSCATQGS, encoded by the coding sequence ATGGCATCTCCCCCTGGTCTGGAACTGAAGACATTGAGCAATGGTTCCCAGGTTCCAAGGAGGCCGGCCCCACAGGGCCCAGTGGAGCTACCCAGGATGGGTGTGGAGAATGCCTGCTTCTTCTCTGAGGAGCAGGAGACTCATTTCCAGAACCCTGGGGGTGCCAGACTGGGTAACTCCCCCAGTCCTCCTGGAGGCGTCCCCTCACTGTCCAGGTCCCAGCGGGATGATCTTTCTATGCACTCAGAGGAGGGACCAGGCCTGGAACCTGTGAGCCGCCCAGTGGACTATGGCTTTGTTTCTGCTCTGGTTTTCTTGGTGAGCGGAATCCTCCTGGTGGTGACAGCATACGCCATACCCCGAGAGGCCCGAGTCAACCCTGACACAGTGACAGCAAGGGAGATGGAACGCCTAGAGATGTACTACGCCCGCTTGGGCTCACATCTGGACAAATGCATCATCGCGGGCCTCGGGCTTCTCACAGTGGGTGGCATGCTCCTGTCTGTGCTGCTCATGGTCTCTCTGTGCAAGGGAGAGCTGTACCGCAGGCAGACCTTTGTCCCTGGCAGGGGATCCAGAAAGACCTACGGCTCTATCAACCTGCGTATGAGGCAGCTCACTGGGGACGGAGGCCAGGTCCTAGTGGAGAACGAGGGTGTCCCAGTCTCAGAGACCAGCTGTGCCACCCAGGGCTCTTAA